From the Myripristis murdjan chromosome 14, fMyrMur1.1, whole genome shotgun sequence genome, one window contains:
- the LOC115371255 gene encoding uncharacterized protein LOC115371255 — protein sequence MWLKNLNLKRPPKTLYVCSFHFIDKKPTEENPHPTLWLGYDRPPDKKRRVLRRIDSSARSTSDELDEMEVSEEPSSTSVHSCDAQTQWVDPGMEDHTYSKGPIISCSMSTPSPELSHPVADGMLQSDADSLLYTGIPLVEFHTLVSCLQPFAPTASSVPVVDQILMTLMKLRQNFVMADVARRFKTSQSQVSKTVGQWIDIMSEHMRDLIPWLPRETIRATLPQAFKEQFSNTTCVVDCSETVLQKAKNLDSRSESYSHYYASNTVKYLVAISPSGIIMFISDAYGGKCSDRYITQSSGFLDYLRAGDEVMGDRGFTIRDLLEERRVNLIIPAFTRKGSQLTNEEVTHTRRIAHARIHVERAIRRLKVYKILSQTVPINLVPKIDKILKICAGLVNLRGELISSEK from the exons ATGTGGCTGAAAAACCTGAATTTGAAGAGACCCCCGAAAACACTGTATgtctgttcatttcatttcatcgaCAAAAAGCCGACGGAGGAAAACCCGCATCCTACTTTGTGGCTGGGCTACGACAGACCACCAGATAAGAAACGCCGGGTCCTCAGAAGGATTGACAGCAGTGCCAGGAGTACATCAG ATGAGCTTGATGAAATGGAGGTGAGTGAGGAGCCAAGCTCAACATCCGTGCATTCTTGTGATGCCCAAACACAGTGGGTTGACCCAGGGATGGAGGACCACACATACTCGAAAGGACCTATCATCTCTTGCAGTATGAGCACACCATCCCCAGAACTGTCACATCCTGTTGCAGATGGTATGTTACAGAGTGATGCAGACTCCCTCTTGTATACAGGAATCCCACTAGTTGAGTTTCACACCCTTGTTTCCTGCCTACAACCATTTGCTCCAACTGCATCATCCGTGCCAGTGGTGGATCAAATCCTAATGACGTTAATGAAACTAAGACAAAACTTTGTCATGGCTGATGTAGCACGGCGATTTAAAACATCACAAAGTCAGGTCAGCAAGACTGTTGGACAGTGGATAGACATAATGTCTGAACACATGAGGGACCTTATTCCATGGCTGCCTCGTGAAACAATCAGAGCTACATTGCCACAGGCTTTTAAGGAGCAATTTTCAAATACAACCTGTGTAGTTGACTGCTCAGAGACTGTCCTGCAGAAAGCCAAAAATCTGGACTCTAGAAGCGAATCATACAGTCACTACTATGCcagcaacacagtgaaataTTTAGTGGCAATTTCTCCCTCTGGAATTATCATGTTCATTTCAGATGCTTATGGTGGCAAATGCAGTGACAGGTACATAACACAGAGCTCAGGGTTTCTGGACTACTTGCGTGCTGGAGACGAGGTGATGGGGGACCGTGGTTTCACAATTAGggacctgctggaggagcgaAGGGTGAACTTAATCATACCAGCATTCACACGCAAAGGAAGCCAGCTGACCAATGAGGAGGTCACTCACACACGACGCATCGCTCATGCCCGCATTCATGTTGAACGGGCAATAAGGCGTCTGAAGGTGTACAAGATTCTTTCTCAAACAGTGCCAATTAACTTGGTACCAAAGATAGATAAAATACTCAAGATCTGTGCTGGTCTAGTGAATTTAAGAGGTGagcttatttcaagtgaaaaatga